In one window of Falco cherrug isolate bFalChe1 chromosome 10, bFalChe1.pri, whole genome shotgun sequence DNA:
- the SWAP70 gene encoding switch-associated protein 70 isoform X3: MVGLKEELLKAIWHAFTALDLDRSGKVSKSQLKIEYLLKKLTEAMGAGWQQEQFDHYKIALNTSREGLSAWELIDLIGSGQFSKGMDRQTVSMAINEVFNELILDVLKQGYMLKKGHKRKNWMERWFVLKPNIISYYVSEDLKDKKGDIILDGNCCVEALPDKDGKKCLFLIRCLDKSFEISASDKKKKQEWIQAIQTTVNLLRAGSPPPHKEARQKRKELRQKLLAEQEELERQMKELQTANENKQKELETVRKQLEAAAARAAEEEKKRLQTQVELQDRFSLELEREKMVRQKMEEQVAQKSSELEQYLQRVRELEEMYKQLQEALEDEKQARQDEETVRKLQARLLEEESAKRAELEKWHLQQQQTIQMTEAEKQELENQRMIKEKALQVAMEQLEQLELERKQALEQYEEVKKKLETAANNTKSWKDKVAHHEGLIRLIEPGSKNPHLITNWGPAAFTEAELEQRQKSWKGKKATSE; this comes from the exons ATTgaatatttacttaaaaaacTCACCGAAGCAATgggagcaggctggcagcaagAGCAGTTTGACCATTATAAGATTGCTCTCAATACTAGTCGAGAAGGTCTTTCTGCATGGGAGCTGATCGATCTCATCGGAAGTGGGCAGTTTAGTAAAGGAATGGACCGACAGACCGTGTCCATGGCGATCAATGAAGTCTTTAATGAGCTCATATTAGATGTACTCAAACAG GGCTACATGTTGAAAAAAggtcacaaaaggaaaaattggatGGAACGATGGTTTGTGTTAAAACCCAATATTATTTCCTATTATGTAAGTGAAGATTTAAAGGACAAGAAGGGAGACATCATACTGGATGGCAACTGTTGTgtggag GCCTTGCCTGacaaagatggaaagaaatgcctttttctcATAAGATGTCTTGATAAAAGCTTCGAGATCAGTGCCTCTGATAAGAAGAAGAAGCAGGAGTGGATTCAAG CCATACAGACCACTGTAAACTTGCTGAGAGCGGGGAGCCCTCCACCCCACAAAGAAGCACGTCAAAAACGAAAAGAATTGCGCCAGAAGCTTTTAGCCGAGCAAGAAGAGCTGGAGCGGCAGATGAAAGAACTGCAAACGGCCAACGAGAACAAGCAGAAGGAACTGGAGACCGTGCGAAAG caactggaagcagcagctgctcgtgctgctgaggaagagaagaaaagacttcAGACTCAAGTTGAATTACAAGATCGCTTCAGTTTggagctggagagagaaaaaatg GTAAGACAAAAAATGgaagagcaggttgctcagaagTCATCTGAACTGGAACAGTATTTACAGAGAGTACGTGAACTGGAAGAAATGTATAAACAGCTACAGGAAGCTTTGGAGGACGAGAAACAGGCACGTCAAGACGAAGAGACTGTAAGGAAACTTCAGGCCAG ATTACTGGAGGAGGAGTCAGCAAAGAGAGCTGAACTGGAAAAATGGCACTTGCAGCAGCAACAGACCATTCAGAtgacagaagcagagaagcaagaGCTAGAAAACCAGAGAATGATAAAGGAAAAGGCTCTTCAAGTTGCTATGGAGCAACTGGAACAACTCGAACTGGAAAGGAAGCAGGCCCTTGAGCAATACGAG GAGGTTAAGAAGAAGTTGGAAACGGCAGCCAATAACACCAAGAGTTGGAAAGATAAAGTAGCTCATCATGAGGGATTAATTCGACTAATAGAGCCAG GCTCCAAAAATCCTCACCTAATCACCAACTGGGGCCCGGCTGCCTTCACTGAAGCTGAACTCGAGCAAAGACAGAAgagctggaaagggaaaaaagccactTCTGAGTAA